A window of Mustela erminea isolate mMusErm1 chromosome 19, mMusErm1.Pri, whole genome shotgun sequence genomic DNA:
TTTTCCTGCACTGAAACATCTTGCTGCCTTCCGGAGCAGCTGACACATATATTAAGTCAATCAATATTCAAATTATCATGAAGATTCCTAATGCACAAATATATTCTGATATAATTATTAGCaattataatcattattattgtcAATATTAATAACTACCATTTGAGTCATGTTACTATGCACCAAGTGTGTGCTAAGTGTTTCGTGTGCATTCTTTCGTTTAATCTGTGTAACATTCTTGTAAAGTGAGCATTATCATTCTCATcttacagttgaagaaactgaggcattgaGAGGCTATACACTTTGCACAAAGTCACAGAACTAATACATGTGGGGGAGGAATATGAAACGCGGCTGTCTGACTTCGGAGCTCACTTGGGTACCAGACGAACTCTGGCAGAAGGTAGAGGCATCATCACAGATTGCAAAAAAAGTAAGCTAACAGCATGCCCAAGAAACCAGTAGAGTGTGACATTAATTTAAAGCAAAAGTTTCTTTGGCATGATGGACTGTCTCCTTATGGGAATTTTCAGGATATTTATTAGGTTAAAATTAACTTGCAATTCTTGTGGCTGCTAACTGGCTGCCCTATTTATCTTCAGAAGAACTTTACAAATGGGATTGTATCTTTATAACCTTGAAATTTATTGGGGTTTGAAAAGTGTTCCTCTACTCCTTGGGAAAAGAGAGTAAAGGTACCCCTAGTTGGagttcaataaaaacaaaaaatcaaagctATATGTGctctaaaaaaagggggggctgggtggttcagtgggttaaagcctctgcctttggctcaggtcatgatctcagggtcctgggatagagctcagcatcgggctctctgctcagcagtaagcctgcttcctccctctctctctgcctgcctctctgcctacttgtgatctctgtttttcaaataaataaataaataaagcctataaaaaagagagagaaaggcaaagagagattTGAGACCCAGAGACACACAGGACACCAGGCAAGGATGGAGGCTACCCCAGCAAgatgggcaggggaggaggactCCATCACGGTGCCAAGAGTAAGCTTGCCAGCTGGATACATGATCGATCTACAGTGGTCATCCAAGGCCCTTACAGCACCATTCAGAATCCTTTTCCTGAATGATatgggggcagaaagagagggaacccCGGATTTTGTTTCCTCTGAAATTATCTGCCCTGAGGATGATTCCAGTAGGTCCTGTAAATTTCCTACCCAGAGCTCATTCCCCTCTCTGTGCTGCCTCACTGGCAAAACCCACCAAGATGGTCCCTTTCCCAGAGTGCTCTGCAACTCAGGGTGACCACTGAACCCAGTTCTGGTAAACGAGATAATAAGGAGAACATTTCTGGGGAGAAACACATAAGGAGCCGCCCCGTCTACATTTCCTGCTTTAGATGCCACCGTGTAAGAACAAAATGCGTGGTGTTGCTGCAGTTTGTACTCATGAGGGGAAGGCAAGACGATTCTCAGGGATGCCAACCCAGTGCCTGACGCTGTTAAACAGCTGAACTGACATTGGGACTCTGTGTCTTTGAAAGATTTCTTATGTGAGCGAAAGAAATTGCTATCATCTCAGCCTTTTCTGCCGGAATTGTTTTATGCAGCTGAAACCATCATAAAAGATACAGCAGGGTCAGCTTGGAGCTCCAAATGGCCGCTGTATTTGGACTCGCAAATACTGCAAAGACTCGCCTGAGACTGAAGTCCTAAGGGGCCAGGCAGAGTCTCTTGAACAGCTCGATGAAGTCCTCTCTATGCTCAGACTCACCATGTACAAAGGTCTTTCAGTTCTGTTTGCGGGTTAAACTAGTTTGGGGTGTACTTTGCATCCTATTATCATAGCAGTCCCGGCAAATGTGACGTTTATAAACTCAGGCTCCGAAAGATCAATTTCCTTGCTAGAGGTCGCCCAGCCAGTAAATCAAACATTTGAACACAGAGCCAGGATGCTCCAACCCAGCTGCCCAGTCCCAGAGAGAACAGGAGGCCCGGGTGGAGTGAGACCCATGGTGTGTGTTTATTCTGGTGTTGGTAGCAGCAGCAGTGGGGGAATCGGCCAGACGCAGGATGTGTTGAACAGAAAGGGCAGACACAGgtacgggtgtgtgtgtgtgtgtgtgtgtgtgtgtgtgtgtgtgtgtgtgtgtatgtgtctggaGGAATACAGAGGATTAGTCTGTTGACAACCACGGCGAGAACGAGGGTCAGGACACTCTTTTGGACAAACAgcaaagagacagacagaaagacgaAGGGTTTGGGGGGCTGGGGTCCCCCAGACATGCATGGCCCCTTGCCTGGAAGGGGAGCCctggggaagggaagacagaCACAGTGGAGACTGAATGCCCCCCCACCCTGAAACAGGGAGCCGGGCccaccagccccccaccctcaCGTCCAGTGGGGTAGAAGGACGGGCAGGCCCAGGGCTGCCCTGCACCACGCAGCTCGGACGTTATGGCTTCAAGGAAATGAATTTCCAGTCCGGGCAGGAAGGGATGGGGTCCTGAGGGGGCCTGGTCCAATCCTGGGCCTAGGCCAGACCTAcaggatggggcagggaggagatgTCAGTGATGGCAGAGAGCAGGCCCATGACCTGCTGTAGCTTCATCAACACCGCAGGGACCTGGTCCCTTGTCACTCCACCCTCTGACCCAGGaatccaggcccccagcccctcctcccttggagctgggagtccaGGGCCCCaatctccttcctcccctggTCTGGGTTCCTTACCCTTCACTctgagttctctttctctgataatcCTTTGCTGCCTTTCGTGAAACTGGACAAAGTCTTTTCCTGAATAAGGAAATCCAGAAGGTTAAGATATAGGGAACAGAGGCAAGACAACCGCTAATAATCAACATAGTAAGACATCAGACCTGTTTTCATcatttgcaattttcttttttcactcagctCTGAAGTGATGGGCCAAGTGGTATTACAGTCCTATTCTatagagggagaaactgaggtacaaagaAAAAGTCACTGGAAATGTGAGGCGAGATGAGGCTACAGGGGTGATGCAGGAGACCCTCgcagggggagggggctcagAGAAGCTGAGGCTCTGTTTTGGAGGCTCTAGGGAGCCAGGGAGGGCAGTAAGCAAAGGGGCAGGGTCAGTGCTGGGGGTAGAAAGACCCTCTGGGGCCAGGCACTACGGCACTACTGGCTGAAAGCCAAGGTCAGGACCCCACTCAGGCAGGGTTCCACTCCTCTCTGTGCTCCCAGCATTGCCCAGCACGAGCATAGCACACAGGAGCTCTGGAGAAGTTTGTGGAATTAGTGAGTAAATTAGGAGAAGAATGAGTGGTGGAAGGAGGGAgtagctgccatctgtctctCTAAATAGAGCcacagtcttttcaaaaatcacacttgagctctgtgctctgctgcttAAAATCCCTCCCTACCCGTGGAAGCCAAGTCCAAAGCAAGGCCGAGCTACAGTGAGGACCAGGAGGATTTCACCCTGGGTGCAAAATTTCAGGTGTGCCCCAAATCAGCACTCGAAATAAATACTATTGcaatgcaatatttttaaaaatcaaaattaatccaaaaaaatccatgatcagaaaaatatcacattttaaatgGAGGCCAGTCTCATGTCatagcagagcctgagacaaaaggaaaaatcagcagctttatttttatgtatttttatgggtattttttcctggaaatttaaaataatttttaaattttgaaaacaatgaAGAGTATGTGTAGTACAATTCACAGTACATTaagtttaaatgtttatttacacTCTAAACAGAATTTAGTATGATTTTACTGTCTTGGCTTTAATGACAGCAAATTCGTGggtaatattttcaaaatctacttctgcacttttttgtttgtttgtttgtttcaaatgagataatggccatatttgaaaatttctcttGACCATgtaataatcataaataattttcgattttaaaaaattagcaagcTCATTCTTACATGACCTACCCGGCTCTGGTTATTTgcccctttcccccttctctctctgctccagagggcctgcctctgcctcttccagctcatgggcctgcccctgcctcttccagcttaaGAGGAacacccagcccccagccaaGCTCTTCCGCAGGAGCTTCTCCTAACCTCAAAACCTTCACCTAAGCCCCTTCCTTCTCAATCTTCAGgcttctgctcaaatgtcacgTCCACAGAGAGGCCCTTCAGAATACCCTAAGCCAAAGGGCACCCCCCGTCCCTTGTCCAGATGTCCTCTACCTCCCAGACTTCCAAGGCTTTTGGACTACaatccacaagaaaaaaaaattggcagtaCAATCCTTACAACGGGTGCTGCCCTGTgaaattttctgttctgttctatcttgatttcattttcttaggaagaaaaaattGTTGATCCCCACCCAGTAAACCACAGTCTAGTGATTTTTCAATTGCAGCCTTCTTTAAACCAAACCCAACCCAACCCCCTCAAAACCCCAACCCTGTTCCATCTTATCACCcagtttttcccttttgttttgggCTTAGCTCATGGGAAGTAATAGTAACTGACCCCTTGCTGAGCCCCTACTGACAAGCAGACACTGATCCTGCATTAACTCACCGAATCCTCACAACCTTCCTAACTTAGCTACTATTAACAACCCATTTCCCAGTAGAataaactgagacacagaaaggttaagcaaGGTGCTCTTAGTCACACAGCGAGAGCCGGGATTCCGACCCAGGCGGTCTGACTCCGCAGCCCGTAAGGACGGAAGCTCCGCGTGAATTACTGCATGAGCGCGGGAATGGCAGGGCGAGTGGCCCCGGGTGGCCTCTCCACTCACCTCCACCAGCTGATGCCAGTGTTCCACGGGCTTGCGGGGGTTGGCCAGCATCTCCGCCCAGTGCTCACGGCCGTGGGGGTCGGCGGCGTCCGGGCCCACGCGGCACACGCCGATCACCTCGTTGTGCCCGATGCTGGGGGAGCGAGCGGCGGTGAACAgctggggcggcgggggggggggcgggggggggcagggcctggccccGCCTCACCCCCTGGCCTcctgcccgcccccgcccgccgggCCACGCCCCTCACCAATCGTAGTCTACCACCGCGATGCTGAGCCCCACGCTCTCCACGCTCTCCGGGGCCACGTCGAACACCAGCGCCTCGTTGTACGTGGGATTCAGGGTGTTCTTCTTGATGGAGGTTTTCCGCTTCTTCAAACGCCGCCCCTCACTGATCAGAGAGGCCTTCACATAGGGGTCTGGGGGAGGGCATCAAGAGCACTGAACCTTGACTTCCTCCCTCAGACCCGAGTCCAGACCCCAGACTCCTCCCCCGACCTAACGGTCTGGGTCCCCAttgccctcctccctcagacccagggatccagcccctcagccccctcctccctcagacccaggagtccgggccctcagcccctcctccatcAGACCTAGGAGTCCAGGGCCCCAGATGCTCCTCCCTCAGATCCCAGCGCCTCCTGGAACCCACCTGAGAAGCCGGTGAGGTCCATCGCTTTGAGGTTAGAGGCTTTGATGATAGTCACGGTGAGGCGCCCAGCCGTGGGGAGGTAGCAGAGTGAGAAGTTGAGCTCCCCAAGATCTGCCTTTTCCTGCAGTTGGGGAAAACGGTTCAACAATGCCCTGCCTTGGTCTCCCCACCCGTCAACCTCTCCCTCACTTGCTCTCCCTTCTGGAACCTCCAGGTCTCCTCCCTGATATCCAGGACTGGGTTTCCCATCCACTCAACAATCTGACTTTGCCAAACCTGGTAACTCCCTGGCCACAGCTGCCCGCCACCAGCAAAGCCTATTTGTTCTGCAGGGAAGATTGAAAGAGGCatgagggaggggggagagcaagaaagagccagagagagagagagagaagaacacagTGAGAAATATACTGTGACAGGGACCAAGACACTGAGAGATATAGTTAGAAAGGCAGACCCACAGAGTCCTAAAGTACAAAAACCCAGAGAAGGACTCTAGAGACCCAGAGATAGTGCTGGTCcaagagagagatcagaggaaCAGAGACTTCAGAGAGAGGAATAGAGaggccaggaagagagagggacagaatcccagagagagacagagtttggcggaggtgtgtgtgtgtgtcagagccCCCCAGGTGCAGGAGATCTGGAGAAATTGGGGACAGAGACTTGGTGGAGGGTGTGGAGATCCAGAGAGAGTGATAGAGACctaggaaggggtggggggaagggcaaagacccagacggagagaaagagagagaaacctatGTAGAGCCGGTGAGGAACAGAGATCCAGACAGTGTGACAGGCACTGAGAAGAGAAGTCAGTCTTAGGGAAGGCAGGAGACACACCAACCTTAAGCGAGGCTGCAAGGGAGACAGCctcccaccaacacacacacacagagcctctacaccaacacacacacacagacacctggAAGGGGGGTCAGCTAGCCAGGACTTCCAACCCACCCCCTGCTGGCCCTTCAGCTTTATCTGGGCCCCTGGCCTCCCAACTACAGTGACCGAGGCCCAGGTCCCTGCACCCCCTCCACTCACTATCCCTGATAGCAAACTGTGACAACCTAGACCTGGAGCTCCCGAGGACTGTCTGGGGTCCCCAGGTCCTGATCCTGAAACAAAAAAGCCAGTCGtttaaggaatgaatgaatgaatgaagacctCCAGTGATaatgaggggcaggggagagaatgAGAAATGATACACATAAGCAGGAGACgggagggagccagagagagggTCAGGACCCCTAACAAGCACGCAGGAGCCCAGCTTGGGGAACGACTAGATCGAAGAGGAAGGGAGGCCAGTTGGGGGGGGCGCTCCTGAGCACAATCTGGTACTGGGGGGAACTGAGGGGTGTCAGGACATAGAGGATCCAGGTATGTCTAAGGCCTGAGGGATCCAGCTCTCAGGAGCCAGGTGGAGACCAGAGGATGAGATTAGATCTGGAGGTCATGGGTTCGAAACGTAAAATGTTCAGAGATCAGAAAGGTTGGGGTTCAGGAAGCGAGGGAATTAGAAAAGGAGGTCGGAAGGTGAAGGgagtcagaaaaacaaatgctGGGAATTCCAGGGTCGGACAGGTGgagggtcaggaatctggggTCAAAGCATGAAATTATGATAAAGTGGCTGGTGGGCACAGGGGTGTCTGTTATATTTCTCGGCTGTTACCATCAGATGTGAAAGGAGGTCAGAAATTGGGAGATCTGGGGTCCAGGCATGATGTCAGTATTTGAcagggtgtggggggcggggggtcctATTATAGCAATCTCTACACTTTGCTTGTGTGTTTGCAATATTTTGcagtaaaacaaaattttaaaagcctgggTCAAGAAGTTAGAAGGTTATGAAGTCCAAAGGCAAAGAGGTGAAAACACTGAGGGGTCCTGGGTCCCCGAAAGACTGACCGAGCCGCCCTCCACGATGTCCCTCCAGAGTGGGCGGTCGGGGGGCTGCTCAGCCAGCTCCAGGAGGTTGTCCAGCACCACTTGGCCGATGAGGTCGTGCCGCGAGAAGCGGTCGAAGTCATAGACGCTGAAGTGCAGTTTGCGCTGGGCCAGCTCAGCCAGTGGCACAGAGAACTGGAATGTCTCGTTGAACACAGGGTTCAGCGTCTTCCTGTGGACCTGGAGGGGTGGGCAAGGGAGGGATACAGGCACCATTCCCATCAACTCCGCTTCCGAAggacccaggagtccagacccAAAACCCACTCCTCCCTCAGATCCAGGAGTCCggacccccgccccctcctctgCGGGACCCGGATGTCCGGGACCCTTCCTCTGGACCTTGGTCTGGAACTTTTTCTTGCGGTCTGGCAGCAGGTAGATCTTGACGTAGGGGTCTGAGAAACCGTTGGAGTCCTTGGCCGGGAGGTCCAAGGCCTGCAGGATCCGCACCACCAGCTGGTCTGAGCCATAGAGGTACCGCAGAGCGAAACTGATGCGGCCACAGGGCGCCCCCCCACCGGCATCTCCCGAGCCCGGGGCCCCGCCGCCACGCCGGCCGCCTGGTCCAGTCCCCTGATACAGCTCTGGCTTGATCTGCCCGatgagtttggctttttcctCCCCACCCGGCAAGGGTAAGGGTAGGGCAGGCGGCCGCTCCTCACTGCCAGGGTCCGGCTGGGGGGTCAGGGTCTGCTGGGTGAGGGGCCGGGGTAGGGCCGGGTACCTGTGAGAGCGGGGAAGACCAAGGTGGGGTCACTGGCTGGGGTCCTTGACAGTATCTGAAGACCTGAGAgactcctccctgcctccttcccaagGGCCACAGCCAAATGGCGACAgaccccccccacctctgctcactgtgaccttgagcaagccacttgcactctctgagcctcagtttctccaccttaTTGGGGGGTATCCCAGTCTCTAAGCTAGCTCCAGCTAGGATCTGCTTATGCATCAACTTCCAGAAGCCTCCTCCGGACCTCAAGTGCATAACCCAGAATAACTTCTCTGAAGACCCCTGGGCCCCCACACAACCCAGGCCTCCTGAAGCTTCACCTGCCCTTCTTCAAATTCCCCCAACCTGTCTTAACCCTGGTCTCACCTCTCCTGCCTCACCATCACTCCACCTGGCCTGTCCGTTctcaactcctttctccactGTCCACAAGTGTGTGGGGGACACTGGAATCCCAGAGCAGACCCATCAGCCACCCtggctgcttcttccctctcataCACATGCTTTCCCTGGACAAGCTCATCCGCACCCCAGGTCTCCACACCCATCAACAGCACGGTGTCTGCTCAATCTGTTTCCTGGGCTCCAGCCCGGTAGGCCCCCAGCCTTGGCCATCCACCAGACCCCACATACCCCACACACCCCTCATATTCTCTGCCAGGCTCCATGCCTTCTCCCCAACCGGCTCCTTCTCCCCTGTGCTCCCCCTAGATCTGCAGATCAGACACCAGAGCCAtcccctcctcctgtcccctcaAAGCCtatcctttccctctcccaaatTTCCCCATCCATGGCTCTGGTTCCTTTGCCTTCTCCTGCAAGGACCATCACACCCAGGGTGAAGTCCATGTGATGGGGTCCCTAACGATGGGCAGTGCTCAGCAGCCTCAGGTGTGCTGGAGGCACACATGGGCCTGGGCGGAGTGGGAGGGCTCAAGCTGTGGAAAGGGATGTGGTAGGGAGGCTCCTTGAACTACAGATCCCCCAGCCACTCCTTCCTCCCAGGGTGACTTTGAGTAGGTCATTAacaccctctgagcctcagtttctccatctgtataatgggggaggggagagctgaGACCCGTGTATCCATCCGCCTCTGGAAGGCCTCCCCAGAGACCCCAAACTACAACTCCCATGAGACCCTGGGCCCCTGGTCAGGCCTGGGAATGAGACTACCTTCTCCCATGACCATCTGGGACCCAAGACAATCCCTCTAAGGGCAGTTTCCCCTGATTGCTGCTCCAGGCTCCTCACATTCAACAAGACCCAGATACGCTCAGGGACTCCCTCAAACTCACTCCTCTTACTAGATCCTCTGACAACCCCACCATCCACCCAATCACTAAGCCAGGCTGGAGGCCTTCAGTTCCTCTTCCCACCACTCCTACCCACCCCCAGCCATCACTCCCAAGTCTcacctctcctgctccctgacTTTCTTTACCTCCTTCTCTTATCCCCATGCCCATAACCTCAGCTAAGCCTTATCCTCTCCTGCCTGGACTACAGGCTTCCAGTCCGTTCCTCTAGCCCTTCCCCTATGTGGCCACAGAGAGGTCTTTCTGCACCCAGAActggccctgcccctcccgctcACAATGttccatggctccccagtgcccccaGGACAAAGCCCCAGTCCCTCAGCCCCACATTCAAGGCGCCATGTGGTCTGGCCCTGCCTACATCCTAAGCCacatctccctttcttttttcacaCTTACTCTCAGGCCATAGTGACTGCTGGCAGTTCCCACAGTGCACTGtgacctccttcccctctcccttttgcATGGGCTGCTCTCTCCTCCTGGAATGCCCAGCTCACACCCCTACCTCTGTGCCAGGCCAAATCTTCCTCATTGTGTAGGTCTTGGCCACAACACCTCCACCTCTGGAAGGCCCCAGCCTCTTCCCAGACTGGAACTGCGACTTCTCAGACTCCCACAGCTGTGGCCCCCTAAGCCACTTTCCGGCAGTACTGGCCTGGGTGGGAGGGGACAGCCAACACCCATCTCGGGTCTGGTTCATGTTAGGTGCTCCATATCCATGTGCAGAATGAGGAATACAGAACAAATGAACTCCAGGCCCCGCCACCAATCCTGGCTTAGGGTGAAACAGATGAATTGGTTTGTGTCTCAGGGCCTCGGGAGTCTAATCTTCATTCTCCTCCACCTTCCTGACCCCTGGAGTCCTATACCTTCCGAATCTGAGTCCAGATCTCTAGGGTCCTCCTCCCTTAGATCCTGAAGTCTGGAGCCCTAGC
This region includes:
- the SYT3 gene encoding synaptotagmin-3; protein product: MSGDYEDDLCRRALILVSDLCARVRDADTSDRCQEFNDLRIRGYPRGPDADISVSLLSVIVTFCGIVLLGVSLFVSWKLCWVPWRDKGGSAVGGGPLRKDLGPGVGLAGLVGGGGHHLGAGLGGHPLLGGPHHHAHTAHHPPFAELLEPGSLGGSDPPEPSYLDMDSYPEAAAAAVAAGVKPSQTSPELPSEGGAGSGLLLLPPSGGGLPSAQSHQQVTSLAPTTRYPALPRPLTQQTLTPQPDPGSEERPPALPLPLPGGEEKAKLIGQIKPELYQGTGPGGRRGGGAPGSGDAGGGAPCGRISFALRYLYGSDQLVVRILQALDLPAKDSNGFSDPYVKIYLLPDRKKKFQTKVHRKTLNPVFNETFQFSVPLAELAQRKLHFSVYDFDRFSRHDLIGQVVLDNLLELAEQPPDRPLWRDIVEGGSEKADLGELNFSLCYLPTAGRLTVTIIKASNLKAMDLTGFSDPYVKASLISEGRRLKKRKTSIKKNTLNPTYNEALVFDVAPESVESVGLSIAVVDYDCIGHNEVIGVCRVGPDAADPHGREHWAEMLANPRKPVEHWHQLVEEKTLSSFTKGSKGLSEKENSE